A stretch of Spartinivicinus marinus DNA encodes these proteins:
- a CDS encoding type I-F CRISPR-associated protein Csy1: MIFTMKQASSVLFNAKELADLVSRFDKSPPPNITKIELTQFIVVLINATIYKCKKNNERLHDRELAKEFLCNEKSLDTLLSTIELVGTHNLKCPNASVSQGAAVDLDLEHKAVATIPYVHSISTHTARLVSGAGNASNAGYIRLLAQEFCVDGALLSLVQCFAQGVEPVVSILKTLGLEEHWCEKLQLKAQQYWSQSKDSRPVDRFAKQVFWPIRDGDGFQDILITPVVPFGFTRELHHRLNERRFSNKKEDGKAVEKEQKKNQYFTVLDVKIGGSNPINTGPFSSEIGGKYKHFIANMPMPVSSGQQSKLWFQLTCCKDSIFELSRRKPLDASALMNPGSKDMPDRHRRAYHRQSAINLVSQLFHRILKVKEALHQLPVDEHIQKLSHLPDDEQAWLLETLAKNKLLSVKEKADQVMQEARYINGKEAAVLGDSDRKIMNHALNEWWEAN; encoded by the coding sequence ATGATTTTTACTATGAAACAAGCATCCAGTGTTTTGTTTAATGCTAAGGAGTTAGCGGACTTAGTCAGTCGTTTTGATAAGTCACCACCGCCTAACATTACTAAAATTGAGTTAACTCAATTTATTGTTGTATTAATCAATGCCACGATTTATAAATGTAAAAAAAATAATGAGCGCTTACACGATCGTGAATTAGCTAAGGAGTTTTTATGCAATGAGAAGTCATTAGATACATTATTAAGCACAATTGAATTAGTAGGTACACACAATCTAAAGTGTCCAAATGCAAGTGTCAGTCAGGGTGCTGCTGTCGACCTTGATTTAGAGCATAAAGCAGTTGCTACTATACCTTACGTACACTCAATCAGTACCCATACAGCGCGATTGGTTAGCGGAGCGGGTAATGCCTCTAATGCAGGTTATATTCGGCTATTAGCCCAAGAGTTTTGTGTGGATGGAGCGTTACTGTCTTTAGTGCAGTGTTTTGCCCAGGGCGTAGAACCAGTAGTTAGTATTCTAAAAACACTGGGGCTTGAAGAGCATTGGTGTGAAAAGTTGCAGCTAAAAGCACAACAATATTGGTCTCAATCGAAAGATTCTCGGCCTGTTGACCGCTTTGCTAAGCAGGTATTTTGGCCGATTCGTGATGGAGATGGGTTTCAAGATATTTTAATCACACCAGTAGTCCCTTTTGGTTTTACCCGAGAGTTACATCATCGGTTAAATGAGCGGCGTTTTAGCAATAAAAAAGAAGATGGTAAAGCAGTAGAAAAAGAGCAGAAAAAAAATCAATATTTTACTGTATTGGATGTAAAGATTGGTGGCTCAAACCCGATTAATACTGGCCCATTTAGTTCTGAAATAGGCGGCAAATACAAACATTTTATTGCTAATATGCCAATGCCTGTATCATCAGGTCAGCAGTCAAAACTATGGTTTCAATTAACATGCTGCAAAGACAGTATATTTGAATTGTCTCGTCGAAAACCATTAGATGCTAGTGCTTTAATGAACCCAGGGTCAAAGGACATGCCTGATCGGCACCGTCGAGCTTACCATCGACAATCTGCCATTAATTTAGTATCACAATTATTTCATCGTATTTTAAAGGTAAAAGAAGCATTACATCAGTTGCCGGTTGACGAGCATATACAAAAACTCTCTCATTTACCCGATGATGAGCAAGCTTGGTTATTAGAAACTTTAGCTAAAAATAAATTGCTATCTGTCAAAGAAAAAGCTGACCAAGTGATGCAAGAAGCTCGTTATATTAATGGCAAAGAGGCTGCTGTATTGGGAGATAGCGATCGTAAAATAATGAATCATGCGTTGAATGAATGGTGGGAGGCAAACTAA
- the cas1f gene encoding type I-F CRISPR-associated endonuclease Cas1f gives MSLLPSHRQGLYLLEHCRVMVKDEQLTYVQQKDGFQKYFAIPYANTNVLLLGTGTSITQPATRLLAEAGVLLGFTGGGGTPLFLASQNEYRPTQYLQAWVKMWQSTANRLKVYQYFQQQRCSFLEDSWRKLDAFEKVDLNAVIHHYQTQILCATNGQTLMGYEANFARQLYRIAAEITGGHHFERKPGSGETGDRFNRYLDHGNYLAYGLAATVLWVLGIPHSLPVAHGMTRRGALVFDVADMIKDATILPNAFISAANQESDQQMRNRCIAFFDQTKTLRFLFDHIKAVTEMDW, from the coding sequence ATGAGTTTATTACCCTCACATCGCCAAGGCTTATACTTACTCGAACACTGCCGAGTGATGGTAAAAGATGAACAACTTACTTATGTACAACAAAAGGATGGCTTTCAAAAATATTTTGCTATTCCTTATGCTAATACCAATGTATTGCTATTAGGTACTGGCACCTCAATTACACAGCCGGCTACTCGGCTGTTAGCCGAAGCGGGTGTATTATTAGGATTTACTGGTGGAGGTGGAACACCTTTATTTTTAGCTTCTCAAAATGAATATCGACCAACACAATATTTACAAGCTTGGGTTAAAATGTGGCAATCCACTGCCAACCGTTTAAAGGTCTATCAATATTTTCAACAACAACGCTGCAGCTTTTTAGAAGACAGTTGGCGTAAGTTAGATGCATTTGAAAAAGTTGATTTGAATGCAGTTATTCATCATTACCAAACTCAAATATTATGCGCCACCAATGGCCAAACCCTAATGGGCTATGAAGCTAATTTTGCTCGTCAGCTCTATCGTATTGCCGCTGAAATAACCGGTGGACATCATTTTGAGCGTAAGCCCGGTAGTGGTGAAACAGGTGACCGCTTTAACCGTTACTTGGACCACGGTAATTACCTGGCTTATGGGCTAGCAGCAACAGTTTTATGGGTATTGGGCATTCCGCATTCTTTACCAGTGGCTCATGGTATGACACGGCGTGGTGCATTAGTGTTTGATGTGGCCGATATGATCAAAGACGCCACCATTTTACCTAATGCATTTATCTCTGCCGCCAATCAAGAATCTGATCAACAGATGCGTAATCGCTGTATTGCATTTTTTGATCAAACCAAAACGCTCCGTTTTTTATTTGACCACATTAAAGCTGTAACGGAGATGGACTGGTGA
- a CDS encoding type I-F CRISPR-associated protein Csy2 has translation MEFAGYLFLPSLSIEQANAEANMYIAGFPALTAFTGFGHWLELNWLKDVASQHELETLQIRGVSIIGHQLSLIPGQSKCPPALHGKAPTKPKSMNPPIVQELKVDLRLSLVLSVWMDEDEEPCEVDSAIKEQLAQLNGLLVKTPLAGGRVIKHGHIAWCNSSQKLTEQLKKIGNGWLLCNRKELLMPEDDGDEQDSLDRLLDVLALNKNDDGQYTRNQPGWIIPTAIGYRLIESPKNRTGTRQPLPHAYAEPVTSVAQWRYLSSHSKNNLDLKNMQAIWQHTYDANNRLLTVDTTE, from the coding sequence ATGGAATTTGCAGGTTATTTATTTTTGCCGTCTTTATCAATTGAACAAGCCAACGCCGAAGCCAATATGTATATTGCCGGATTTCCTGCCCTAACAGCATTTACAGGATTTGGTCATTGGTTGGAATTAAACTGGTTGAAAGACGTAGCCAGTCAACATGAGTTGGAAACCCTGCAGATTCGTGGTGTTTCCATTATTGGTCATCAGCTATCCCTTATTCCAGGACAAAGCAAGTGCCCGCCGGCACTTCATGGCAAAGCACCCACTAAACCAAAATCCATGAACCCACCGATTGTTCAGGAGCTGAAAGTAGACTTACGTCTGTCATTGGTACTGTCCGTTTGGATGGATGAAGATGAAGAGCCCTGTGAAGTGGACTCTGCGATTAAAGAGCAACTAGCACAGTTAAATGGACTATTGGTGAAGACGCCTTTAGCGGGTGGTCGCGTTATTAAACATGGCCATATTGCGTGGTGCAATTCTTCTCAAAAGCTGACAGAACAGCTAAAAAAGATCGGTAACGGTTGGTTATTGTGTAATCGAAAAGAACTGCTCATGCCAGAAGATGACGGTGATGAGCAGGACAGTTTAGACCGGCTATTGGATGTACTGGCATTAAATAAAAACGATGATGGGCAATACACGCGAAATCAACCAGGCTGGATAATCCCTACCGCGATTGGATACCGTTTAATTGAGTCACCTAAAAATCGGACGGGTACACGACAGCCGTTGCCTCACGCCTATGCAGAGCCAGTTACCTCCGTGGCACAGTGGCGCTATTTATCAAGCCATAGCAAAAACAATTTAGATTTAAAAAATATGCAAGCGATTTGGCAGCATACCTATGATGCCAACAACCGTTTATTGACTGTTGATACTACTGAATAG